One segment of Radiobacillus kanasensis DNA contains the following:
- the infB gene encoding translation initiation factor IF-2 — MSKMRVYEYAKEVNASSKQIINKLKELNVEVTNHMSTISDHTKVELDKVFNPPKGANKPQSEKAAKAPANDSKKDKKPAAKQQPNKPNPNNKASNNQKPKGKNNKNRNKGNQQGHNQGKKEATQNQKAQETPEKITYSDTLTVDELAQKLNKEATELIKKLMFLGVMATKNQDLDEASVELICEEYGVEVEKVVELDEMDLDNFKEEDKVEDLEERPAVVTIMGHVDHGKTTLLDSIRNTKVTEGEAGGITQHIGAYQIEEKGKRITFLDTPGHAAFTSMRSRGAQVTDIAILVVAADDGVMPQTIEAINHAKAAEVPIIIAVNKMDKEGANPDRVMQELTEHGLVPEDWGGETIFVQLSAIKREGIDDLLEMILLVSEVEELKANPNRNATGTVIEAQLDKGRGSVATLLVQNGTLHVGDPIVVGNTFGRVRAMVNDLGRRVKTAGPSTPVEVTGLNEVPHAGDQFIVFDDEKKARQVGEARQQKQIVANRSDKVKVSLDDLFEQIKQGEVKDINLIVKADVQGSVEAMASSLEKIEVEGVKVRIIHTGVGAITESDIILASASNAIVIGFNVRPDVNAKKAAESEKVDVRLHRVIYKVIEEIESAMKGMLDPEFEEKVIGQAEVREIFKVSRIGTIAGSYVTEGKITRESGVRVIRDGIVIYEGEIDTLKRFKDDVKEVAQGYECGITVEKFNDIKEGDVFEAYVMEEIKRV; from the coding sequence ATGAGTAAAATGCGCGTATATGAATATGCCAAAGAAGTTAATGCATCAAGCAAACAAATTATAAATAAATTGAAAGAGTTGAATGTGGAAGTTACGAACCACATGTCTACGATTTCCGATCATACGAAAGTAGAGTTGGATAAGGTGTTTAATCCGCCTAAAGGGGCAAATAAACCTCAATCGGAAAAAGCTGCGAAAGCTCCAGCAAACGATAGTAAAAAGGATAAGAAACCGGCAGCTAAACAACAACCTAACAAACCAAATCCAAATAATAAGGCTTCAAACAATCAAAAGCCTAAAGGGAAAAATAATAAGAATCGTAACAAAGGGAATCAGCAAGGACATAATCAAGGGAAGAAAGAAGCAACACAGAACCAAAAAGCCCAAGAAACACCAGAGAAGATTACGTATTCCGATACGTTAACCGTGGATGAACTTGCACAAAAGCTAAACAAAGAAGCGACTGAATTAATTAAAAAGCTTATGTTCCTTGGTGTTATGGCTACGAAAAACCAGGATTTAGATGAAGCTTCTGTTGAATTAATTTGTGAGGAATATGGAGTAGAAGTCGAGAAGGTTGTCGAGCTAGACGAGATGGACCTTGATAACTTCAAAGAAGAAGATAAAGTAGAAGACTTAGAGGAACGTCCAGCTGTCGTAACCATTATGGGTCACGTTGACCATGGTAAAACGACACTCCTTGACTCCATTCGAAACACAAAAGTTACCGAAGGAGAAGCTGGCGGAATTACACAGCACATCGGGGCTTATCAAATCGAGGAAAAAGGCAAAAGAATTACGTTCCTAGATACTCCAGGACACGCCGCTTTTACAAGTATGCGTTCACGTGGAGCTCAAGTTACAGATATCGCGATTCTAGTCGTTGCTGCTGATGATGGAGTCATGCCACAAACAATTGAAGCCATTAACCACGCAAAAGCTGCGGAGGTACCGATTATCATTGCGGTGAACAAAATGGATAAAGAGGGCGCCAATCCGGACCGTGTCATGCAAGAACTTACTGAGCATGGACTTGTACCGGAAGATTGGGGCGGAGAAACCATCTTCGTTCAGCTATCTGCTATTAAACGCGAAGGAATTGATGATTTGTTAGAAATGATTCTACTTGTATCCGAAGTAGAAGAATTAAAAGCAAATCCGAATCGGAATGCTACAGGTACAGTAATTGAAGCCCAATTAGATAAAGGTCGAGGCTCTGTAGCCACGTTACTCGTGCAAAACGGTACGCTTCATGTAGGGGATCCAATTGTTGTTGGAAACACCTTTGGTAGAGTCCGTGCGATGGTGAACGATTTAGGTCGTCGAGTGAAAACAGCAGGACCTTCTACTCCAGTTGAGGTTACGGGATTAAACGAAGTACCTCATGCCGGAGATCAATTCATCGTATTCGATGACGAGAAGAAAGCACGACAAGTTGGGGAAGCCCGTCAGCAAAAGCAAATCGTGGCAAACCGTAGCGATAAGGTAAAAGTAAGCCTTGATGACTTGTTTGAACAAATCAAACAAGGTGAAGTGAAGGACATTAATTTAATCGTTAAAGCGGACGTTCAAGGTTCCGTAGAAGCGATGGCGTCTTCCTTAGAAAAAATTGAAGTAGAAGGTGTGAAAGTACGGATCATTCACACAGGCGTTGGTGCGATCACGGAATCAGATATTATTTTAGCCTCCGCTTCAAATGCCATTGTGATCGGATTTAACGTACGACCAGACGTTAATGCGAAAAAAGCCGCTGAGTCCGAGAAAGTAGACGTTCGACTACACCGGGTTATCTATAAAGTGATTGAAGAAATCGAATCTGCTATGAAAGGGATGCTTGACCCTGAGTTTGAAGAGAAAGTTATCGGGCAAGCGGAAGTTCGTGAAATTTTCAAAGTTTCACGCATCGGTACCATTGCTGGTTCTTATGTAACCGAAGGTAAAATTACACGTGAATCCGGAGTACGTGTCATCCGTGATGGCATTGTGATCTACGAAGGTGAAATTGATACACTAAAACGTTTCAAGGATGACGTGAAAGAAGTTGCACAAGGATACGAATGTGGTATTACTGTAGAAAAGTTTAACGATATCAAAGAAGGCGACGTATTCGAAGCATACGTCATGGAAGAAATCAAACGAGTATGA
- a CDS encoding DUF503 domain-containing protein: MIAYAEVECHIYDTQSLKQKRSVLKRIIARLKNDYNIAVSEMDHQDLWQRTGLGLVTISSDRVTAERTIQQALALIDSFPEIERATTNVEWL; encoded by the coding sequence ATGATTGCCTATGCAGAGGTAGAGTGTCACATTTATGACACTCAATCCTTGAAACAAAAACGATCTGTCTTAAAGCGGATAATAGCAAGGCTGAAAAATGACTATAATATAGCTGTAAGCGAAATGGACCACCAAGACCTTTGGCAACGTACAGGTCTTGGTTTGGTCACTATTTCTTCGGACCGAGTCACGGCAGAGCGCACCATACAGCAAGCACTTGCCTTGATTGATTCCTTTCCGGAAATAGAGAGAGCGACGACAAATGTTGAATGGCTTTAG
- a CDS encoding PolC-type DNA polymerase III: MEISSTEKMNVLLKQLEIPEDMVQTHFTDSYLAKVEVYKNIKKWHFHIHLTKVLPPSVYRLFIAKLQQSFASIATVDWTLYPKDNQLSDEDVISYWQEFLQSTELSPAYRDLILNQTPSITGNKLGLTARNEAESSALRKRLDPTFKGFCTQAGVGPYLLSVEVHEEPNALEKFREQKAIEDQMLVQKAVKDKEQRAKQKAESGPSGPVTIGYNIQDDITPMKEIVEEERRMAVQGYVFDVDVRALRSGRHLLIVKATDYTDSFQIKMFSKGDQDQESFKQIQKGMWLKARGSIQTDNFTNELTMMATDINEIKGETRIDKAPEGEKRVELHAHTTMSQMDAVVSASKLIGQAKAWGHPAIAITDHAVAQSFPEAYAAGKKHGVKILYGVEANLVDDGVPIAYNDKDVELDSATYVVFDVETTGLSAVYDTIIELAAVKVHNGEIVDRFESFANPHHPLSQTTIDLTGITDDMVKDAPEVEEVLKDFREWMGEDILVAHNASFDMGFLNAGFKKIGFPEASNPVIDTLELARFLFPNLKNHRLNTLCKHLDIELTQHHRAIYDAEATGYLLWKLVKQSLEKEIVNHNQFNNHMGEGNAYQRSRPYHCTLLAQNEVGLKNLYKLVSLSHVDYFYRVPRIPRSKLQQFREGILVGSGCDKGEVFETMMQKSKEEAEKVAGFYDYLEIQPPSNYYHLIEKELVQNEAQIFDILKKIADLGEQLEKKTVATGNAHYLDEHDKVYRQILISSQNGNPLSRQTLPDVHFRTTDDMLECFSFLGSEKAKEVVVTNTNWVADQIEEISPVKEDLYTPNIDGAEDEIRELSYNMAKDIYGEDLPEIVEKRIEKELASIIGHGFAVIYLISHKLVKKSLDDGYLVGSRGSVGSSLIATLTEITEVNPLPPHYVCKSCKYHEFFNDGSVGSGFDLEDKDCPNCGSSLKKDGQDIPFETFLGFKGDKVPDIDLNFSGEYQPRAHNYTKVLFGEDNVYRAGTIGTVAEKTAYGYVKGYAGDHQLQVKSAEIDRLVQGCTGVKRTTGQHPGGIIVVPDDKEIYDFTPIQFPADDRNSEWKTTHFDFHSIHDNLLKLDILGHDDPTVIRMLQDLSGIDPKTIPTDDKETMKIFSGTESLGVTPEQILCKTGTLGVPEFGTRFVRQMLEDTGPKTFAELVIISGLSHGTDVWLGNAQELINQGICGLPDVIGCRDDIMVYLMHKGLDASLAFKIMEFVRKGKGLQDEWIEEMKKHDVPDWYIDSCKKIKYMFPKAHAAAYVLMAVRIAYFKVHYPIFFYAAYFSVRADDFDLDVMVKGTPAIRKRIEEIQSKGNDASPKEKNLLTVLEISLEMNERGFSFQKVDLYKSSATDFIVDGDTLIPPFNAVDGLGTNAALNIVKAREEGEFLSKEDLRERSKISKTVLEYLDQHGCLEGMADANQLSLF; the protein is encoded by the coding sequence ATGGAGATATCCAGCACAGAAAAAATGAATGTATTACTGAAGCAACTTGAAATACCAGAAGATATGGTGCAAACCCATTTTACGGATAGCTATCTTGCTAAAGTAGAAGTTTATAAAAATATTAAAAAGTGGCACTTTCATATACACTTGACGAAAGTATTACCACCCTCTGTTTATCGTCTTTTTATAGCGAAACTGCAACAATCTTTTGCTTCCATAGCAACTGTGGATTGGACGCTGTATCCAAAGGATAACCAGCTATCGGACGAAGATGTTATTTCCTATTGGCAGGAGTTCTTGCAATCAACAGAACTATCGCCTGCTTACCGCGATTTAATATTGAATCAAACGCCAAGTATTACAGGAAACAAGCTTGGGTTAACCGCACGAAATGAAGCAGAGTCCTCTGCTTTAAGAAAACGATTGGATCCTACGTTTAAAGGGTTTTGTACCCAAGCAGGGGTGGGGCCGTATTTACTATCTGTAGAAGTGCATGAAGAACCAAATGCACTAGAGAAATTTCGAGAGCAAAAGGCTATCGAGGATCAAATGCTTGTGCAAAAAGCAGTTAAAGATAAAGAACAAAGAGCGAAACAGAAAGCAGAATCAGGTCCATCAGGTCCAGTAACGATTGGGTACAACATTCAGGACGACATTACTCCGATGAAAGAAATCGTGGAAGAAGAGCGTCGTATGGCGGTTCAAGGATATGTGTTTGATGTGGATGTACGTGCTTTGCGGTCAGGTCGACACTTATTAATTGTGAAAGCAACGGACTACACAGATTCATTCCAAATCAAGATGTTTTCTAAGGGAGATCAAGACCAGGAAAGCTTTAAACAAATCCAAAAAGGAATGTGGTTAAAAGCGAGAGGAAGTATTCAAACGGATAACTTCACCAATGAGCTTACGATGATGGCCACAGACATAAATGAAATAAAAGGGGAAACAAGGATAGACAAAGCTCCAGAAGGGGAAAAACGTGTAGAATTGCATGCTCATACGACGATGAGCCAAATGGATGCGGTTGTATCTGCTTCCAAGTTAATCGGACAAGCTAAAGCATGGGGACATCCTGCGATTGCGATTACCGACCATGCTGTTGCTCAATCCTTCCCTGAAGCCTATGCTGCCGGGAAGAAGCATGGAGTTAAAATTTTATATGGTGTAGAAGCAAATCTGGTGGATGATGGTGTACCTATTGCCTATAACGATAAGGATGTTGAATTGGACTCAGCTACGTACGTTGTATTTGACGTAGAGACAACGGGTTTGTCGGCTGTATATGACACGATTATTGAGCTAGCTGCGGTAAAGGTTCATAATGGAGAAATCGTGGATCGATTCGAATCCTTTGCAAATCCGCACCATCCATTATCTCAAACGACAATTGATTTAACAGGAATTACGGATGATATGGTAAAGGATGCACCAGAGGTGGAAGAAGTATTAAAAGATTTCCGTGAGTGGATGGGTGAAGACATTTTAGTTGCCCACAACGCAAGTTTTGACATGGGATTCTTAAATGCCGGTTTTAAGAAAATTGGATTCCCGGAAGCCTCCAACCCAGTTATTGATACATTAGAGCTTGCTAGATTCTTGTTTCCGAACCTAAAGAATCACCGACTAAACACCTTGTGTAAGCATTTAGATATTGAACTAACGCAACATCACCGAGCAATTTATGATGCAGAAGCAACTGGTTATTTGCTGTGGAAATTGGTGAAACAATCTTTAGAAAAAGAAATTGTAAACCATAACCAATTTAACAACCATATGGGAGAAGGCAATGCGTACCAACGTTCTCGTCCCTATCACTGCACGTTGTTGGCACAAAATGAAGTTGGTTTGAAAAACCTTTACAAACTCGTCTCACTATCACATGTGGATTACTTCTATCGTGTACCTCGTATCCCGAGATCCAAGCTTCAGCAATTTCGTGAAGGAATTCTGGTTGGATCGGGCTGTGATAAAGGGGAAGTCTTCGAAACGATGATGCAAAAGTCTAAAGAAGAAGCGGAGAAAGTAGCTGGATTCTATGACTATTTGGAAATTCAACCACCTTCTAACTACTATCATCTGATTGAAAAAGAGCTCGTCCAAAATGAGGCGCAAATCTTTGATATTTTAAAGAAAATTGCTGATCTAGGTGAGCAGTTAGAGAAGAAAACGGTAGCGACGGGAAATGCGCACTATTTAGATGAACATGATAAAGTGTACCGTCAAATTTTGATTTCATCCCAAAATGGTAATCCGTTAAGTAGACAAACATTGCCGGATGTTCATTTCCGTACTACTGATGACATGCTTGAATGTTTTTCCTTCCTTGGATCAGAGAAGGCAAAAGAAGTGGTTGTTACGAATACGAATTGGGTTGCCGATCAAATAGAAGAGATTTCCCCAGTCAAAGAAGATTTGTACACACCTAATATCGATGGAGCTGAGGATGAAATTCGTGAGTTAAGCTATAACATGGCTAAAGACATTTATGGTGAAGACTTACCGGAAATTGTAGAGAAACGAATTGAAAAAGAGTTAGCTAGTATTATAGGGCACGGATTTGCTGTTATTTACTTGATCTCTCATAAATTAGTGAAAAAGTCACTAGATGATGGATATCTAGTAGGATCGCGGGGATCTGTTGGATCTTCTTTGATTGCGACTCTAACTGAAATCACCGAAGTGAACCCATTACCGCCACACTATGTGTGTAAATCCTGTAAATATCATGAATTTTTTAACGATGGATCGGTAGGTAGTGGATTTGATCTAGAAGACAAGGACTGTCCAAACTGTGGAAGCAGCTTGAAAAAAGATGGTCAGGATATTCCGTTCGAAACGTTCCTTGGATTTAAAGGGGATAAAGTTCCGGATATTGATTTGAACTTCTCAGGTGAATATCAACCAAGAGCTCACAACTATACAAAAGTTTTGTTTGGGGAAGACAATGTATATCGTGCTGGTACAATCGGTACGGTTGCTGAAAAGACTGCCTATGGATATGTCAAAGGATACGCAGGGGACCATCAATTACAAGTGAAAAGTGCGGAAATCGATCGACTTGTACAAGGATGTACGGGTGTAAAACGAACAACCGGGCAGCACCCTGGGGGAATAATTGTTGTTCCCGATGATAAGGAAATCTATGATTTTACTCCAATTCAATTTCCAGCAGATGATCGAAATTCGGAATGGAAGACGACACACTTTGATTTCCACTCCATTCACGATAACCTGTTAAAACTGGATATTCTTGGACACGATGATCCGACCGTAATTAGAATGCTTCAAGATTTAAGTGGGATTGATCCAAAGACAATTCCGACTGATGATAAAGAAACGATGAAAATTTTCTCGGGAACGGAATCGCTAGGCGTTACTCCTGAACAAATTCTGTGTAAAACTGGTACATTAGGAGTTCCAGAATTTGGTACAAGGTTTGTTCGACAAATGCTGGAGGATACGGGCCCGAAAACATTTGCTGAGCTTGTTATCATTTCTGGTCTCTCTCACGGTACGGATGTTTGGTTAGGAAATGCGCAGGAACTAATCAACCAAGGAATTTGTGGACTTCCAGACGTTATTGGATGTCGGGATGATATCATGGTCTATTTGATGCACAAAGGACTCGATGCTTCGCTAGCCTTTAAAATTATGGAATTTGTTCGTAAAGGGAAAGGACTTCAAGACGAATGGATTGAAGAAATGAAAAAGCATGATGTACCAGATTGGTATATTGATTCCTGTAAAAAAATCAAGTATATGTTCCCGAAAGCACACGCAGCAGCTTATGTATTAATGGCTGTACGAATTGCTTACTTTAAAGTGCATTACCCAATCTTTTTCTACGCAGCGTACTTTTCTGTACGTGCCGATGACTTTGATCTAGATGTTATGGTCAAAGGAACCCCAGCTATTCGAAAAAGAATCGAGGAAATACAATCAAAAGGAAATGATGCTTCTCCGAAGGAAAAGAACTTATTAACGGTGTTAGAAATCTCTCTCGAAATGAATGAACGTGGTTTCTCTTTCCAGAAAGTAGACTTATATAAATCTAGTGCTACCGATTTTATTGTGGATGGAGATACACTTATTCCGCCGTTCAATGCAGTCGATGGTTTAGGAACAAACGCGGCCTTAAACATTGTGAAAGCGAGAGAAGAAGGAGAATTTCTTTCCAAAGAGGACTTGCGAGAAAGAAGCAAGATCTCTAAAACCGTCTTGGAATATTTAGATCAACACGGATGTTTAGAAGGAATGGCCGATGCCAATCAGCTCTCTCTTTTTTAA
- the rnpM gene encoding RNase P modulator RnpM has product MAGPRKVPLRKCVVTQEMKPKKELIRIVRNKEGEVFVDPTGKKNGRGAYISKNLETVESAKKTGILKRHLNAEVPDTIYEQLLLVIEGKKIE; this is encoded by the coding sequence ATGGCAGGTCCGAGAAAAGTACCATTAAGAAAATGTGTTGTGACACAGGAAATGAAGCCAAAAAAAGAACTAATTCGGATTGTTCGTAATAAAGAAGGCGAAGTCTTTGTCGATCCAACAGGTAAGAAGAATGGAAGAGGTGCATACATCTCTAAGAATTTGGAAACCGTTGAAAGCGCAAAGAAAACGGGGATTCTTAAACGTCATTTGAATGCAGAAGTGCCAGACACTATTTATGAACAATTATTACTGGTTATAGAAGGTAAGAAAATTGAGTAA
- a CDS encoding YlxQ family RNA-binding protein, which translates to MSKDYLNLLGLAYRAKKCTLGEESIIRDIQRNKAKLVLLASDIGQQTRKKITDKCTYYKIPWQVVDDRDTLSHALGKSSGRVAVAILDQGFANKLTSLLDESIRG; encoded by the coding sequence TTGAGTAAAGATTATCTGAACTTATTAGGGCTCGCTTATCGTGCGAAGAAGTGTACGTTGGGAGAGGAGTCTATCATTCGTGATATTCAGAGAAATAAGGCGAAGTTAGTGCTCTTGGCCAGTGATATCGGGCAACAAACCAGGAAAAAAATTACGGACAAATGTACGTATTATAAGATTCCTTGGCAAGTTGTAGATGATCGTGATACGTTATCTCATGCCTTAGGGAAGTCCTCAGGTAGAGTGGCGGTCGCTATATTAGATCAAGGGTTCGCCAATAAGTTAACATCGTTACTCGATGAATCTATTCGGGGGTGA
- the rbfA gene encoding 30S ribosome-binding factor RbfA yields the protein MSDLRASRVGEQMKKELGDIIGRKIKDPRVGFVTVTDVEVSGDLQQAKVFISVLGESKQKQDTLVGLAKAKGFIRSEIGKRIRLRKTPELIFEFDEAIEQGNRIEHILRELNDNKE from the coding sequence ATGAGCGATTTGCGTGCAAGTCGAGTTGGAGAGCAGATGAAAAAAGAGCTTGGAGATATTATCGGTCGTAAGATTAAGGATCCAAGAGTCGGATTCGTTACCGTAACGGACGTAGAAGTCTCCGGGGATCTCCAACAGGCTAAAGTGTTTATCTCTGTTTTAGGTGAGAGCAAGCAAAAACAAGATACACTTGTAGGACTAGCAAAAGCAAAAGGGTTTATCCGATCCGAAATTGGAAAAAGGATTCGCCTTCGTAAAACACCAGAATTAATATTTGAGTTTGACGAAGCGATTGAACAAGGAAATCGTATTGAGCATATCCTGCGCGAGTTAAACGACAATAAGGAATAG
- the rimP gene encoding ribosome maturation factor RimP, with product MSAKVTEITEELVQPILTDLKLDLVDIEFEKEGKNWFLRIFVDKPGGVDIEECGQVSERLSEKLDTADPVTVPYFLEVSSPGAERPLKTVEDIKKNLEKNVHVKLYEKMDGEKEFEGILKSCEEDVITLEIRIKSRKKEIQLPYEKIAKIRLAVTFN from the coding sequence TTGAGTGCAAAAGTAACAGAAATCACAGAAGAATTAGTTCAACCCATCTTAACAGATTTGAAATTAGACCTTGTGGACATCGAGTTTGAAAAAGAAGGGAAAAATTGGTTTCTTCGTATATTTGTAGACAAACCAGGTGGCGTGGACATCGAAGAATGTGGCCAAGTATCGGAGAGATTGAGTGAAAAGCTCGATACAGCAGATCCAGTAACCGTCCCTTACTTTTTAGAGGTCTCATCACCAGGTGCTGAACGTCCTTTAAAAACGGTAGAAGATATTAAGAAAAACCTAGAGAAAAATGTCCATGTGAAGCTTTATGAGAAAATGGATGGAGAAAAAGAATTTGAAGGGATATTGAAATCCTGCGAAGAGGATGTCATTACATTAGAAATTAGAATCAAAAGTCGTAAGAAAGAAATCCAGTTACCATACGAGAAAATAGCAAAAATACGACTGGCGGTTACTTTTAATTAA
- the nusA gene encoding transcription termination factor NusA: protein MSSELFDAIHFLEKEKGINKDVLMEALEAALISAYKKNFKSATNVRVDLNEETGSMHVFARKEIVEEVFDPQQELSLEEAKSISPTYEIGDVVELEVTPKDFGRIAAQAAKQVVTQRVREAERGVIFSEYIDREEDVMTGIIQRKDPRFVYVNLGKIEARLPEGEQIPTEQYEVHDRIKVFVTKVENTNKGPQIFISRTHPGLLKRLFEMEVPEIYDGTVEIRSVAREAGDRSKISVYAADPEVDPVGSCVGQRGQRVQTIVNELNGEKIDIVEWSEDPIVYVSNALSPSKVVDVLVNEEAKATTVIVPDYQLSLAIGKRGQNARLAAKLTGWKIDIKSESEAREEGILSESTGDSESYSEMDEDLFE, encoded by the coding sequence GTGAGCAGTGAGCTTTTTGATGCTATACATTTTTTAGAAAAGGAAAAGGGAATCAACAAAGATGTGCTCATGGAAGCGCTAGAGGCTGCCTTGATATCTGCTTACAAAAAGAACTTTAAGTCTGCAACGAATGTCCGTGTAGATTTAAATGAAGAAACAGGAAGTATGCATGTATTTGCTAGAAAAGAAATTGTGGAGGAAGTGTTTGATCCACAGCAAGAGCTTTCCCTAGAGGAAGCGAAGTCTATTAGCCCAACGTATGAAATCGGAGATGTCGTGGAGCTAGAAGTAACGCCAAAAGACTTTGGTCGTATTGCAGCACAAGCAGCGAAACAAGTGGTGACACAGCGTGTTCGTGAAGCAGAACGTGGTGTTATCTTTAGCGAGTATATAGATCGCGAAGAAGATGTAATGACAGGAATTATTCAACGTAAAGATCCACGGTTTGTGTATGTAAACTTAGGCAAAATTGAAGCCCGTCTTCCAGAAGGAGAACAAATTCCTACGGAACAGTATGAAGTGCATGACCGTATTAAGGTGTTTGTAACGAAAGTAGAGAATACAAATAAAGGTCCACAAATTTTTATTTCTCGAACACACCCGGGTTTATTAAAGAGATTATTCGAAATGGAAGTTCCAGAAATTTATGATGGAACGGTTGAAATCCGTTCCGTTGCTCGAGAAGCTGGAGATCGTTCTAAGATTTCTGTTTATGCCGCTGATCCAGAGGTGGATCCGGTAGGGTCTTGTGTTGGTCAACGAGGTCAACGCGTTCAAACGATAGTAAATGAGCTAAATGGGGAAAAAATAGACATTGTTGAATGGTCAGAAGACCCGATTGTCTACGTATCTAATGCGCTCAGTCCTTCTAAAGTTGTCGATGTACTCGTCAACGAGGAAGCCAAAGCAACAACTGTTATTGTTCCGGATTATCAATTATCCCTAGCAATCGGGAAGCGTGGACAAAATGCACGTCTAGCTGCTAAGCTAACTGGATGGAAAATTGATATTAAGAGTGAATCGGAAGCTCGTGAAGAAGGCATTTTGTCTGAATCCACAGGGGATTCCGAATCTTATTCTGAAATGGATGAAGATCTTTTCGAATAG
- the truB gene encoding tRNA pseudouridine(55) synthase TruB, protein MDGILPLWKPKGWTSHDCVMKVRRLFKTKKVGHTGTLDPDVEGVLPICIGRATKIVPFLTDTTKTYQAELLLGYSTETEDSSGTIIEKKELSKPVSDEEIAQTLSSFIGEIAQIPPMYSAVKVNGKKLYEYAREGKTIERPVRHVQIFDIKYKREHTSFDETEHIQRISLEVICSKGTYIRTLCVDIGKAHGFPAHMSHLIRTATGSFSEQDTFTLEQCEQEITAGRREYLLAPIQKGVDHLPVLEIKEHEVGKVLTGQKLKRPEQIQDNQPFRVEHKGELLAIYHIHPEKREEIKPVRVLKQDEK, encoded by the coding sequence ATGGATGGAATTTTGCCGTTATGGAAGCCTAAAGGCTGGACATCACATGATTGCGTCATGAAAGTCCGTAGACTTTTCAAGACTAAAAAAGTAGGTCATACCGGAACACTAGATCCGGATGTGGAGGGTGTTCTACCTATTTGTATCGGTCGAGCTACTAAGATTGTTCCATTTCTAACCGACACAACGAAAACGTACCAAGCAGAATTATTACTTGGATATTCTACAGAGACAGAAGATAGTTCTGGTACAATAATCGAGAAAAAAGAGTTATCAAAGCCAGTATCGGATGAAGAGATAGCTCAAACCTTATCCTCCTTTATAGGAGAAATTGCACAAATCCCTCCCATGTATTCAGCGGTGAAAGTAAATGGGAAAAAGCTTTACGAATATGCGAGGGAAGGGAAAACCATCGAGCGTCCTGTTAGACATGTACAGATCTTTGACATAAAGTATAAAAGGGAACATACTTCCTTTGATGAAACAGAACACATCCAACGTATTTCTTTGGAAGTCATTTGCTCGAAAGGGACGTACATTCGTACCCTCTGTGTAGATATCGGAAAAGCTCATGGGTTTCCGGCACATATGTCTCACTTAATTCGAACCGCAACAGGTTCCTTTTCCGAACAGGATACATTTACGCTAGAACAATGTGAACAAGAAATCACAGCAGGAAGAAGAGAGTATTTGTTAGCTCCCATCCAAAAAGGGGTGGACCATTTACCTGTCTTGGAAATAAAGGAACATGAAGTAGGAAAGGTGTTAACCGGACAAAAGTTGAAAAGGCCGGAACAGATACAAGACAATCAGCCTTTTCGTGTCGAGCACAAGGGAGAATTATTAGCCATTTATCATATCCACCCAGAAAAGCGGGAAGAAATAAAACCTGTACGTGTCTTAAAACAGGATGAAAAGTAG